In a genomic window of Virgibacillus sp. SK37:
- a CDS encoding o-succinylbenzoate--CoA ligase: protein MEEFIPHWLNKQASLSPSQVAIEELDGSTLTFLQLQEESSTYARKLASWGVTDGSHVGILSTNCTEMVIAIHALSYLGAVVVLLNTRLTTAELNFQLTDAEVAFLLAEQDKMEQAKELQVDNYRTFSDLTSLSEKNIALFKEIKLSKAFTIIYTSGTTGHPKGVVHTYGNHWWSAIGSALNLGINPTDKWLAALPIFHVSGLSILIRSVVYGMPIFLLNKFDAVVVHEAIMKKNVTMVSVVTIMLQELLNLLQEDTYPESFRCMLLGGGPAPEPLLQKAKERQIPVFQSFGMTETASQIVTLSAKDALQKVGSAGKPLLPAQLKINNPNEQNIGEIFVKGPMVTKGYFKNKYATEKAFVDGWLATGDLGYLDSEGFLYVVDRRTDLIISGGENIYPSELESILSGMEQIREIAVIGKKDVTWGEVPVAFIVTEDEMLSAEEVLAYAQNHLAKYKWPREVIFVRDLPRNASNKIVRKDLYSYLPEKQELNDNDSQSH from the coding sequence GTTCATCCCACATTGGTTAAACAAACAGGCAAGTCTTTCGCCTTCTCAAGTTGCCATTGAAGAGCTGGATGGTTCTACTCTAACCTTTTTGCAATTGCAGGAAGAAAGTAGTACATATGCCAGAAAGCTCGCGAGCTGGGGAGTAACAGATGGAAGCCATGTTGGAATACTATCCACGAATTGCACGGAGATGGTAATCGCTATTCATGCGTTAAGTTATTTAGGAGCAGTAGTCGTGCTATTGAATACACGACTTACAACAGCAGAGCTAAACTTTCAACTAACAGACGCAGAGGTAGCATTTCTTTTAGCAGAACAGGATAAAATGGAACAAGCAAAAGAATTGCAAGTAGACAACTACAGGACCTTTTCGGATTTAACATCATTATCAGAAAAAAACATAGCATTATTCAAAGAAATTAAGTTAAGCAAAGCTTTTACGATTATCTATACATCTGGAACTACCGGCCATCCCAAGGGTGTGGTACATACTTATGGCAACCATTGGTGGAGCGCTATTGGTTCTGCATTAAACCTTGGGATTAATCCAACTGATAAATGGTTGGCTGCACTGCCAATTTTCCATGTTAGTGGTTTGTCGATTCTTATTCGTAGTGTCGTATATGGAATGCCCATTTTTCTGTTAAATAAATTTGACGCTGTCGTTGTTCATGAAGCAATTATGAAAAAAAATGTAACAATGGTCTCTGTTGTAACCATTATGCTTCAAGAATTGTTAAACCTTTTACAGGAAGATACATATCCTGAGTCATTTCGCTGTATGCTTTTAGGTGGTGGACCAGCTCCTGAACCGTTATTGCAAAAAGCAAAGGAGCGACAAATCCCTGTTTTTCAATCTTTTGGAATGACAGAAACGGCTTCACAAATTGTAACATTAAGTGCAAAAGATGCATTACAAAAAGTTGGCTCAGCAGGAAAACCCTTATTACCTGCCCAATTAAAAATTAATAATCCTAACGAACAAAATATAGGTGAAATTTTTGTTAAAGGCCCTATGGTTACAAAAGGCTATTTTAAAAATAAATATGCCACTGAAAAGGCATTTGTAGATGGCTGGCTTGCTACAGGGGATCTGGGATATCTTGATAGTGAAGGTTTCTTGTATGTTGTGGACAGAAGAACGGATTTAATCATTTCAGGAGGAGAAAATATTTACCCTTCTGAACTTGAAAGCATACTCTCTGGTATGGAGCAAATAAGAGAAATTGCTGTTATAGGTAAGAAAGACGTTACATGGGGAGAGGTCCCGGTTGCATTTATCGTAACAGAAGACGAAATGCTAAGTGCTGAGGAAGTATTAGCTTATGCGCAAAATCACTTAGCTAAATATAAATGGCCCAGAGAAGTGATTTTTGTAAGAGATTTGCCAAGAAATGCTTCAAATAAAATTGTTCGAAAAGATCTTTATTCTTATTTACCAGAAAAACAAGAGTTAAATGACAATGATTCTCAAAGTCATTGA